A genomic window from Lotus japonicus ecotype B-129 chromosome 1, LjGifu_v1.2 includes:
- the LOC130727544 gene encoding F-box/FBD/LRR-repeat protein At4g26340-like encodes MKKMKTNDRISNLPDAILCHILSFLPTKQAVATTVLSKRWKPLWRSTTALDFDDDAYLGRTKEVYSSFIQFVYAVLLSRDFTQPITKFRISSQSRHFDNPSHVIVWVNAVLQRRIEHLEISLPFSETPVKPINWSSIFSCRTLVVLKLQGLDLTPISSVDLPLLKVLHLQELHFRKLGCLAELLFGCPVLEDLFERDLCYAIYSTRRKFKTLPKLVRAHISEGYPIVEVINNVKFLRIDQDCYHLPGHGHRYGERIDMFHNLTHVEIVYANFNEDWFEVVEFLTHCPKLQTLVISQPKFHEYGLGEYEVGFGQYPLHVPKCILRHLKECYLNDYRGTKGEFQFARYIMRNGRVLKRMSICSSTAEKQRRKLKNLTKLSSCMRRSSSCKLFFK; translated from the exons atgaagaagatgaagacgaACGATAGAATTAGCAACTTACCAGACGCAATCCTCTGCCACATTCTCAGTTTTCTCCCAACCAAGCAAGCGGTTGCCACCACCGTTCTCTCCAAGAGGTGGAAGCCACTATGGCGTTCAACCACCGCTCTCGACTTCGACGACGACGCCTATCTTGGAAGAACCAAAGAGGTTTATTCCAGCTTCATTCAATTCGTGTACGCTGTTCTTCTCTCCCGAGATTTCACCCAACCCATCACAAAATTCCGCATCAGTTCTCAATCCCGACACTTCGACAACCCTTCCCATGTCATCGTGTGGGTTAATGCTGTATTGCAGCGCCGAATCGAGCACCTTGAAATCTCGCTCCCATTTTCTGAAACCCCTGTTAAACCCATCAACTGGTCTTCCATCTTCAGTTGCAGAACTCTCGTGGTTCTCAAGTTGCAGGGGTTAGATTTGACACCCATTTCCTCTGTTGATCTTCCATTGCTTAAAGTCCTGCATTTACAAGAATTGCATTTCCGAAAACTTGGATGTCTCGCTGAGCTTCTATTCGGATGTCCGGTTCTTGAAGATTTGTTTGAAAGGGATTTGTGTTATGCCATTTATTCGACTCGCAGGAAGTTTAAAACTTTACCCAAGTTGGTCAGAGCACATATTTCAGAAGGATATCCTATAGTGGAAGTGATTAACAATGTCAAGTTTTTGCGGATAGACCAG GATTGTTATCATCTCCCTGGGCATGGACATCGTTATGGTGAACGTATAGACATGTTTCACAATTTAACCCATGTTGAAATCGTCTATGCCAACTTTAATGAAGATTGGTTTGAGGTAGTGGAATTTCTCACGCATTGCCCCAAGCTTCAAACTCTCGTCATTAGCCAG CCAAAGTTTCATGAATACGGTCTTGGTGAGTACGAAGTAGGATTTGGGCAATACCCACTACATGTTCCTAAATGCATTCTACGACACCTTAAAGAATGCTATTTAAATGATTATCGAGGCACAAAAGGTGAGTTTCAATTTGCAAGATATATTATGCGGAATGGAAGGGTTTTAAAGAGGATGTCAATATGCAGTAGCACTGCTGAAAAGCAAAGAAGAAAGCTTAAGAATTTAACAAAATTATCCTCATGCATGAGGCGCTCATCATCGTGTAAACTTTTCTTTAAATGA